One genomic region from Marinobacter szutsaonensis encodes:
- a CDS encoding ABC transporter permease — MKTLTPIQQRRLRNFRNNRRGYWSLWVFLVLFGLSLVAEVIANDRPLVVSYNDELYFPVVESVPEETFGGFLPTEADYRDPFIAEEILANGWMVWPPIRFSYDTINYDLEIPSPAPPSPENWLGTDDQGRDVAARVIYGFRISVLFGLILTLASCVVGVVVGAIQGYYGGKVDLLGQRFIEVWSGLPVLYLLIILSSIVQPNFWWLLGIMLLFSWMGLVDVVRAEFLRARNFEYVRAARALGLENRKIMFRHILPNAMVATLTFLPFILTGAITGLTSLDFLGFGLPSGSPSLGELIAQGKANLHAPWLGISAFVSLSVMLTLLVFVGEAVRDAFDPRKS; from the coding sequence ATGAAAACCCTGACTCCGATCCAGCAACGGCGCCTGCGCAATTTCCGGAATAATCGACGGGGATACTGGTCACTGTGGGTTTTCCTGGTGCTGTTCGGGTTGTCGCTGGTCGCCGAGGTCATCGCCAACGACCGGCCCCTGGTCGTTTCCTACAACGACGAACTGTATTTTCCGGTAGTGGAGTCGGTGCCCGAAGAAACCTTTGGTGGCTTCCTGCCCACCGAGGCCGATTACCGGGATCCGTTTATTGCGGAGGAGATCCTGGCCAATGGCTGGATGGTCTGGCCGCCGATCCGCTTCAGCTATGACACCATCAACTACGACCTGGAAATCCCCTCACCGGCGCCTCCGAGCCCCGAGAACTGGCTCGGCACCGATGACCAGGGTCGGGACGTGGCCGCTCGGGTTATCTATGGCTTCCGGATTTCGGTGCTGTTCGGCCTGATCCTGACCCTGGCCAGCTGCGTTGTTGGCGTGGTGGTCGGCGCCATTCAGGGCTACTACGGCGGCAAAGTGGATCTGCTCGGTCAGCGCTTTATCGAGGTGTGGTCAGGACTGCCGGTGCTGTACCTGCTGATCATCCTGTCCAGTATCGTTCAGCCCAATTTCTGGTGGTTGCTGGGCATCATGCTGCTGTTCAGCTGGATGGGACTGGTGGACGTGGTGCGGGCGGAATTCCTGCGGGCCCGTAACTTTGAGTATGTCCGGGCCGCGCGGGCGCTGGGCCTCGAAAACCGCAAGATCATGTTCCGGCATATCCTGCCTAATGCCATGGTGGCGACGCTTACGTTCCTGCCCTTCATCCTGACGGGCGCGATCACCGGCCTCACCTCCCTGGATTTCCTGGGTTTCGGGCTGCCTTCCGGCTCCCCGTCCCTGGGTGAACTGATCGCCCAGGGCAAGGCCAACCTCCACGCCCCATGGCTTGGTATTTCTGCCTTCGTGTCCCTCTCGGTGATGCTGACCCTGCTGGTGTTTGTGGGTGAAGCGGTCCGCGACGCGTTTGATCCGAGAAAGAGTTGA
- a CDS encoding microcin C ABC transporter permease YejB: MGIYILRRLALIIPTLIGIMMLNFVIVQAAPGGPVEQLIAEMEGHGSSALARAAGGDTGGEVATGSGDSRSSRGIPEELLKEIEVMYGFDKPAHERFFKMLGDYATFDFGDSFFRERSVIDLILDKMPVSISLGLWSTLIIYFISIPLGIRKAVTDGSRFDVWSSSAIVIGYAIPGFLFAILLIVLFAGGSYFDWFPLRGLTSSNFDELTWYQQIGDYFWHLALPVTANVIGGFATLTLLTKNSFLDEISKQYVVTARAKGLDEKQVLYGHVFRNAMLIVIASLPGVLVALFFTGSLLIEVIFSLDGLGLLGFEAALNRDYPVIFGTLYIFTLMGLILKLVSDITYVLVDPRIDFESREGA; encoded by the coding sequence ATGGGTATATACATCCTCAGACGCCTGGCGCTGATCATTCCGACGCTGATCGGGATCATGATGCTCAACTTTGTGATTGTTCAGGCAGCACCGGGCGGGCCGGTTGAACAGCTCATCGCGGAAATGGAAGGCCACGGCAGCAGTGCCCTGGCCCGGGCCGCCGGCGGCGATACCGGTGGCGAAGTTGCCACCGGGTCCGGTGACAGTCGCAGTTCCCGGGGCATCCCCGAAGAACTCCTGAAGGAAATCGAAGTCATGTACGGCTTCGACAAACCAGCCCACGAACGTTTCTTCAAGATGCTCGGCGACTACGCCACCTTTGATTTCGGAGACTCCTTCTTCCGGGAACGCAGCGTCATCGACCTCATTCTGGACAAGATGCCGGTGTCAATCTCGCTGGGGCTATGGTCCACCCTGATTATCTATTTCATCTCCATTCCACTGGGCATCCGTAAAGCGGTGACCGATGGATCTCGCTTCGATGTCTGGAGCAGCTCGGCCATCGTCATCGGCTATGCCATCCCCGGCTTCCTGTTTGCGATCCTGCTGATCGTCCTGTTCGCCGGCGGCAGTTATTTCGACTGGTTTCCCCTGCGCGGGCTGACGTCCTCCAACTTCGATGAACTGACGTGGTACCAGCAGATCGGCGACTACTTCTGGCACCTGGCACTGCCGGTGACCGCCAACGTCATTGGCGGCTTTGCCACTCTCACCCTGCTTACCAAGAACTCTTTCCTGGATGAGATCAGCAAGCAGTATGTGGTGACGGCGCGGGCCAAGGGGCTGGATGAGAAACAGGTTCTCTATGGCCATGTGTTCCGTAACGCCATGCTGATTGTGATCGCCAGCCTGCCCGGCGTATTGGTCGCCCTGTTCTTTACCGGTTCGCTGCTGATCGAGGTGATCTTCTCCCTCGATGGCCTCGGGCTTCTGGGCTTCGAGGCGGCCCTGAACCGGGATTACCCGGTGATCTTCGGTACCCTCTACATCTTCACCCTGATGGGGTTGATCCTGAAACTGGTCAGCGACATCACTTACGTGTTGGTGGACCCGCGCATCGATTTCGAGAGTCGGGAGGGCGCGTGA
- the rnhA gene encoding ribonuclease HI, protein MADKVILYTDGACKGNPGRGGWGVVLRYGDAKKTIHGGELHTTNNRMELMAAIRGLKALKRPCDVELYTDSQYVRKGITEWMAGWKRNGWKTAAKKPVKNDDLWRELDAETARHRVNWHWVKGHAGVPDNELADELANRGVAELSEA, encoded by the coding sequence ATGGCGGATAAGGTAATTCTCTACACGGATGGTGCCTGCAAGGGTAATCCCGGTCGCGGAGGCTGGGGCGTGGTGCTTCGTTACGGCGATGCCAAGAAGACCATTCACGGCGGCGAACTGCACACCACCAACAACCGGATGGAACTCATGGCAGCGATCCGTGGCCTGAAGGCCCTGAAGCGTCCCTGTGATGTGGAGCTTTACACAGACTCCCAGTATGTCCGGAAGGGCATCACCGAGTGGATGGCCGGATGGAAACGCAACGGTTGGAAAACCGCAGCAAAAAAACCGGTGAAGAATGATGACCTGTGGCGGGAACTGGATGCGGAAACTGCCCGGCACCGGGTCAACTGGCACTGGGTTAAGGGCCATGCGGGCGTACCCGACAATGAACTGGCAGACGAACTGGCAAACCGTGGCGTAGCGGAATTGAGTGAAGCATGA
- the gloB gene encoding hydroxyacylglutathione hydrolase, which yields MLTISAIPAFSDNYIWCLADSDTKKALIVDPGQAAPVEEHLAANGLTLDTILVTHHHPDHVGGIKDLVKAHPDCRVTGPAESPFKDSTNVVHPGDEVVWESITFQVLGVPGHTLDHIAYFTDVEVNGRPVLFCGDTLFVCGCGRLFEGTPEQMRQSLQTLRNLPEKTAVYCAHEYTLANLKFARSWLPRDEGLKAFEEQCQKSREAGKPTVPSVLGEEKRLNPFLRWDDSVVVDAARNYCAQNGLPADSENAIFAAIRHGKDNF from the coding sequence ATGCTGACCATTTCCGCAATTCCTGCTTTCAGTGACAACTACATCTGGTGCCTGGCGGATTCCGACACCAAGAAAGCGCTGATTGTTGATCCCGGGCAAGCTGCCCCTGTGGAGGAACACCTGGCCGCCAATGGCCTTACCCTGGATACGATTCTGGTCACCCACCACCATCCGGACCATGTTGGTGGCATCAAGGATCTGGTCAAAGCCCACCCGGACTGCCGGGTAACCGGCCCCGCCGAGTCACCCTTCAAGGACTCCACCAACGTCGTCCACCCCGGTGACGAAGTTGTCTGGGAATCGATCACCTTCCAGGTTCTGGGCGTTCCGGGCCACACCCTGGATCACATTGCCTACTTCACCGACGTGGAGGTCAACGGCCGCCCGGTGCTGTTCTGTGGCGACACCCTCTTCGTCTGCGGCTGTGGTCGGTTATTCGAGGGCACACCCGAACAGATGCGGCAATCCCTGCAGACCCTGCGCAATTTGCCGGAAAAAACTGCAGTTTACTGCGCCCATGAGTACACCCTGGCCAATCTGAAATTCGCCCGCAGCTGGCTGCCCCGGGACGAAGGGCTGAAGGCGTTTGAGGAGCAGTGCCAGAAATCCCGGGAAGCCGGCAAGCCCACCGTGCCGTCGGTGTTGGGCGAAGAAAAGCGACTGAATCCGTTTCTCCGCTGGGACGATTCCGTGGTCGTGGATGCTGCCCGGAATTACTGTGCCCAGAATGGACTGCCGGCGGATTCGGAGAATGCCATTTTTGCGGCCATTCGGCACGGCAAGGACAACTTCTAA
- a CDS encoding chemotaxis protein encodes MVQSSLATKSQSFDLVKSEIEQTIKQAESSLERFQENRESGEDLQNCVDYLNQLRGIFILVELRGGTLLCQEAVAMANDVPVGANDDKNILLTTLNSALFILRRYVEYYHQQREDHPELLLPVINELREARREKPYPESCFFDVDVKERPDFCVDLKLAAFEGNEADYEVMARRMRLTFQVALLGVLRDRNDVVSKKLFGRASRGFARLCQGAPMGQMWCLLAIVADTMLDRAMIFTKARKRMFMRIERYAREVVYVGKVATAKDAPDSLIRDLIYMLYRSGSANPEVTRILSAYRLAPAEFPDAMLEAHARRLYGPGSDVLKSLSDALQDELNQLKDKLDIIERGIEPDLAELSSIADALERLANTLVMLDLNKLAGISRDEAAKLRKWEEDNRLPGDDELYRLADSVLGVEDAVMQIVTRGITSETDALAGSRRNRDESVYLQEAMFVVADEARSALTLAKRAITAFIESDYDKLHLANLPATLHSIWGGLQMVNDPGAANVLKRVAASIQDRLLDARQAPQHQVLEALADALTSLEYYIESIGKREDRNPDLLKLAESSLDDVGL; translated from the coding sequence ATGGTTCAATCGTCTCTGGCGACGAAATCGCAGTCGTTTGATCTGGTCAAAAGTGAGATAGAGCAGACCATCAAACAGGCAGAATCCAGCCTTGAGCGTTTCCAGGAAAATCGCGAGAGCGGGGAGGACCTCCAGAACTGTGTCGATTACCTGAACCAGTTGCGTGGTATTTTCATCCTTGTTGAGCTTCGTGGCGGCACCCTGTTGTGCCAGGAAGCGGTTGCCATGGCCAACGACGTTCCTGTCGGTGCCAATGACGACAAGAACATCCTGCTTACCACGCTGAACAGCGCCCTGTTTATCCTCCGTCGCTACGTGGAGTACTACCACCAGCAACGCGAGGACCATCCCGAACTGCTGCTGCCCGTTATCAACGAACTGCGCGAAGCCCGCCGCGAAAAACCTTACCCGGAATCCTGTTTCTTTGATGTCGATGTCAAGGAACGCCCGGATTTCTGCGTGGACCTCAAGCTGGCTGCATTTGAAGGCAATGAAGCGGATTATGAGGTGATGGCCCGGCGGATGCGTCTGACCTTCCAGGTGGCGTTGCTGGGCGTTTTGCGGGATCGCAACGATGTGGTCAGCAAGAAACTGTTCGGCCGTGCCTCCCGTGGATTTGCGCGGCTATGTCAGGGCGCGCCCATGGGGCAGATGTGGTGCCTGCTGGCGATCGTAGCGGATACCATGCTTGACCGGGCCATGATTTTCACCAAGGCCCGCAAGCGCATGTTCATGCGTATAGAGCGGTACGCCCGGGAAGTGGTTTACGTCGGCAAGGTGGCCACGGCCAAGGATGCCCCGGATTCACTGATTCGGGATCTCATCTACATGCTTTACCGCAGCGGCTCTGCGAATCCGGAAGTAACGCGCATTCTTTCTGCTTATCGACTGGCGCCCGCGGAATTTCCGGATGCCATGCTGGAAGCCCATGCCCGTCGCCTGTACGGCCCGGGTAGCGATGTTCTCAAGTCCCTGTCGGATGCACTCCAGGATGAGCTCAACCAGCTCAAGGACAAACTCGACATCATCGAGCGGGGTATCGAGCCGGATCTGGCTGAGCTTTCGTCCATTGCGGACGCCCTTGAGCGTCTCGCCAATACCCTTGTGATGCTGGATCTTAACAAGCTTGCGGGTATCTCCCGCGATGAGGCGGCCAAGCTGCGCAAGTGGGAAGAAGATAACCGGCTTCCCGGGGATGACGAGCTCTACCGCCTGGCCGACTCCGTGCTGGGGGTAGAGGATGCGGTGATGCAGATCGTCACTCGCGGTATCACCTCGGAAACGGACGCCCTGGCCGGCAGCCGGCGCAACCGGGATGAATCGGTCTATCTCCAGGAAGCGATGTTCGTGGTGGCGGATGAGGCCAGAAGCGCGCTTACCCTCGCCAAACGGGCCATTACGGCATTCATCGAGTCGGATTACGACAAGCTGCACCTGGCCAATCTGCCTGCAACCCTGCACAGCATCTGGGGTGGTCTGCAGATGGTCAATGATCCCGGCGCTGCAAACGTACTTAAACGAGTGGCCGCCTCGATCCAGGATCGTCTCCTGGATGCCCGCCAGGCTCCTCAGCATCAGGTGCTCGAAGCGCTGGCGGATGCTTTGACGTCACTTGAGTACTACATCGAAAGCATCGGCAAGCGGGAAGACCGCAACCCTGATCTGCTCAAGCTGGCTGAATCCTCCCTCGACGACGTTGGTTTGTAA
- a CDS encoding extracellular solute-binding protein, which produces MTRTRKASYLTSIIASLTLMAAPVTQAADEEESLQPQHGIAMHGEPKYPEGFSSFDYVNPDAPKGGALKMAVVANGFDSFNPFDIRGVAAAGISTYLYDTLLESSDDEPFSAYGLIAESLETPEDRSYVVYNLREEARFSDGEPITAEDVKFSFEILTTKGHPFYRNYYADVQEVVVKGPGRVRFNFGETANHELPLILGQMPILPAHYWADREFGENGLTPSVGSGPYRIGDFEAGRSITYQRIDDYWAKDLGVRKGRFNFEQIRYDYYTDDTVALEAFKAGNFDFRLESSAKNWATAYTGPMFEDGSVIKEAIEHHRPSGMQGFVFNTRKSIFSDPRVREALAYGFDFEWANKNLFFGQYTRTSSYFENSELASDALPEGRELEILNRYHDRLSEDVFTEEYAPPTTEGQQGLRENLRTALQLLRSAGYAIKDGKMVHTETGEPLAFEILLFQKSFERIVLPFKNNLAKLGIEVTVRLVDSNQYIQRVRQFDYDMITQVLPQSDSPGNEQREYWHSSTANVNGSRNYMGIQDPVVDELVNMVIQAPNREELVQRVRALDRVLLHGHYVIPHWHLRKDRVAYWNQLERPEVTPKNGIDLNNWWVKP; this is translated from the coding sequence ATGACAAGAACACGGAAAGCCTCGTACCTTACGTCCATCATTGCATCACTGACCCTGATGGCGGCCCCGGTAACCCAGGCCGCCGACGAAGAGGAGAGCCTCCAGCCGCAACATGGCATTGCCATGCACGGCGAACCGAAGTACCCGGAGGGGTTTTCCAGCTTCGACTATGTCAATCCGGACGCGCCCAAGGGCGGGGCCCTGAAGATGGCCGTAGTCGCCAACGGCTTTGACTCGTTCAATCCCTTCGATATCCGGGGTGTCGCAGCGGCAGGCATCAGCACCTACCTCTACGATACCCTGCTCGAATCCTCGGATGACGAGCCTTTCTCCGCTTATGGACTGATCGCCGAATCCCTGGAGACCCCGGAAGACCGGAGCTACGTGGTCTATAACCTGCGCGAGGAGGCCCGTTTCAGCGACGGTGAACCCATCACCGCAGAGGACGTGAAGTTTTCCTTCGAAATTCTGACCACCAAGGGTCATCCGTTCTACCGGAACTATTACGCGGATGTGCAGGAGGTTGTCGTCAAGGGCCCAGGGCGGGTTCGCTTCAATTTCGGTGAAACTGCGAACCATGAGCTGCCTCTGATTCTCGGGCAAATGCCCATTCTACCGGCCCATTACTGGGCGGATCGCGAATTCGGCGAAAACGGTCTTACACCTTCCGTTGGCAGCGGTCCCTACCGTATTGGCGATTTCGAAGCAGGTCGTTCGATCACCTACCAGCGCATAGACGATTACTGGGCGAAAGATCTCGGGGTACGCAAGGGCCGCTTCAACTTCGAGCAGATCCGCTACGATTACTACACGGACGATACCGTCGCCCTGGAGGCCTTCAAGGCGGGTAACTTTGATTTCCGCCTGGAATCCTCCGCCAAGAACTGGGCAACGGCGTATACCGGCCCGATGTTCGAGGACGGATCCGTCATCAAGGAAGCCATCGAGCACCATCGCCCGTCCGGAATGCAGGGATTCGTGTTCAACACACGCAAATCCATCTTCAGCGATCCCAGGGTGCGCGAAGCGCTCGCCTACGGCTTTGACTTCGAATGGGCCAACAAGAATCTGTTCTTCGGCCAATACACCCGTACCTCCAGCTATTTCGAGAACAGCGAACTGGCTTCCGATGCCTTGCCCGAGGGCCGCGAGCTGGAAATCCTCAACCGGTACCACGACCGGTTGAGTGAGGATGTTTTCACCGAGGAGTACGCACCTCCCACGACAGAGGGCCAGCAGGGTCTTCGCGAGAATCTCCGTACCGCATTGCAGCTGCTGCGCTCGGCCGGGTACGCCATCAAGGATGGCAAGATGGTGCACACGGAAACCGGAGAGCCCCTCGCCTTCGAGATTCTGCTGTTCCAGAAAAGCTTCGAGCGCATAGTCCTGCCCTTCAAGAATAACCTCGCCAAGCTGGGCATCGAGGTGACGGTTCGCCTCGTCGACAGCAACCAGTACATCCAGCGCGTACGCCAATTCGACTACGACATGATTACCCAGGTCTTGCCCCAGTCTGATTCCCCGGGTAACGAACAACGGGAGTACTGGCACTCCTCCACCGCCAACGTCAATGGTTCCCGGAACTACATGGGAATTCAGGACCCGGTGGTTGATGAGCTGGTGAACATGGTCATCCAGGCACCGAACCGGGAAGAGCTGGTGCAGCGGGTAAGAGCCCTGGACCGCGTCCTGCTCCACGGCCACTACGTGATTCCGCACTGGCACCTGCGCAAGGACCGTGTGGCCTACTGGAACCAATTGGAACGCCCGGAGGTCACACCGAAGAACGGCATCGACCTGAACAACTGGTGGGTAAAACCCTGA
- a CDS encoding LysM peptidoglycan-binding domain-containing protein encodes MSVNRFSFLLLAGALTTGCSTFFSPTSDPLESDQVTVATGDEDLKNAVESGKTADATADEPLDDAIAADLQATVRDAREKLDNPEQQADDGKKELDLWNRMRQGFALDHDVDNERVRDQLNWYASHPKYIDRVVDRGSRYLHYILNETEKRGLPTEFALLPVVESAFDPFAYSHGRAAGIWQFIPSTGKYFGLTQSWWHDDRRDIVAATDAALRYLERLTERFDGDYTLALAAYNSGGGTVSSAMRRNRKANRPTDFWSLNLPRETRHYVPKLIALAKIFDKPEEYGVKLPPLKDTPYFEVVETGSQLDLAQAAELAGVDIDEIYLLNPSYNRWATNPDGPHRLLVPVDNAEKFRTALANFPVDQRVSWQNYSVRSGDSLITIARKFNTTTSVIRQVNKLNSDLIRIGQNILIPSASRGSDAYALSASQRLERKQERKRDGNRVQYTVRRGDTFWDIAREHRVSVREVAAWNGMAPGDPLIPGKQLVIWSKTSQPTVLASNSARGKAMVRKVGYRVRKGDSLYAIANRFSVNVNDIASWNDLNKSRYLQPGQSLVLYVDIRNSP; translated from the coding sequence ATGTCGGTCAACCGATTTTCCTTTTTACTGCTGGCCGGTGCACTGACCACCGGTTGTTCCACCTTTTTCTCCCCGACCAGCGATCCACTGGAATCCGATCAGGTTACCGTCGCCACCGGCGATGAAGACCTGAAAAATGCCGTGGAATCCGGCAAGACCGCCGATGCCACCGCCGATGAGCCGCTGGATGATGCCATCGCTGCGGATCTTCAGGCCACCGTGCGGGATGCCCGGGAGAAGCTGGACAACCCCGAGCAGCAAGCCGATGACGGGAAGAAGGAACTGGATCTCTGGAACCGCATGCGCCAGGGTTTTGCCCTGGATCACGACGTGGACAATGAGCGGGTCCGGGATCAGCTCAACTGGTATGCGAGCCACCCGAAATACATTGACCGGGTCGTTGACCGAGGCAGCCGTTACCTGCATTACATACTCAACGAGACCGAGAAGCGCGGGCTGCCTACGGAGTTTGCGTTGCTGCCGGTGGTGGAAAGTGCTTTCGACCCGTTCGCATACTCCCATGGCCGCGCTGCGGGAATCTGGCAGTTCATTCCTTCTACAGGCAAGTACTTCGGTCTGACCCAGAGCTGGTGGCATGATGACCGTCGAGACATTGTCGCCGCCACCGACGCAGCCCTGCGCTACCTTGAGCGTCTGACCGAGCGATTCGACGGCGATTACACTCTGGCGCTTGCCGCCTACAACAGTGGTGGCGGTACGGTCTCCAGTGCCATGCGGCGCAACCGGAAGGCAAACCGGCCTACCGATTTCTGGTCCCTGAACCTGCCCCGTGAAACCCGGCACTACGTTCCAAAACTGATTGCCCTCGCCAAGATCTTCGACAAGCCGGAAGAGTATGGCGTCAAGCTGCCACCGTTGAAGGATACCCCCTATTTTGAAGTGGTCGAGACCGGCTCGCAGCTGGATCTGGCCCAGGCGGCTGAGCTCGCGGGCGTTGATATTGACGAGATCTATCTGCTGAACCCGTCCTACAACCGCTGGGCCACCAATCCGGACGGCCCACACCGGTTGCTGGTCCCGGTCGACAATGCCGAGAAATTCCGTACAGCGCTGGCGAACTTCCCTGTTGACCAGCGGGTTTCCTGGCAGAACTACAGTGTCCGGTCCGGCGATAGCCTGATCACCATTGCCCGCAAGTTCAACACCACAACTTCGGTGATCCGGCAGGTCAACAAGCTCAACTCGGATCTGATCCGCATTGGTCAGAACATTCTTATCCCCTCCGCTTCCCGTGGTTCGGATGCCTATGCACTCAGTGCCTCCCAGCGCCTGGAGCGTAAACAGGAGCGCAAGCGCGACGGTAACCGGGTCCAATACACCGTACGCCGTGGAGACACCTTCTGGGATATCGCCCGGGAGCATCGGGTCTCTGTCCGGGAAGTGGCGGCCTGGAACGGCATGGCACCGGGCGATCCGCTGATACCGGGCAAACAGCTGGTGATCTGGTCCAAGACCAGTCAGCCGACGGTGCTGGCATCCAACAGTGCCCGGGGCAAGGCCATGGTCCGCAAGGTGGGTTACCGGGTTCGTAAGGGTGACTCTCTCTACGCCATTGCCAACCGTTTCTCCGTGAACGTGAATGACATCGCGAGCTGGAACGATCTGAATAAATCACGTTATCTGCAACCCGGACAAAGTCTGGTACTCTACGTGGACATTCGTAACAGTCCGTAA
- a CDS encoding methyltransferase domain-containing protein — protein sequence MVRSGNIDYPARHENFERWFQSPLGRALLADQRRFCDYELGSLIGARQLQIGVSHRLPLATGTDFAQKIMTTPRWFPHMPEGVAVCDADELPFPSDSMDLVILHHTPDFSPYPHQVLRESARVLRGEGTIVLLGFNPMSLWGLRKLMSRHQEGPWGGRFMLRRRMEDWLRLLGFSVDTSVTRFLRFPMQRSGRHTYRWIDTRLAGNRFLPLGAYYCILAKKRVYGRIPRQPAWRKSKVIAMPGTGAVGASRGCYRGTGGVSPGGQD from the coding sequence GTGGTCAGATCCGGCAACATTGACTATCCGGCAAGGCACGAGAATTTCGAGCGTTGGTTCCAGTCTCCGCTCGGGCGAGCGCTGCTGGCGGACCAGCGTCGGTTCTGCGATTACGAGCTTGGCAGCCTGATCGGGGCGCGGCAGCTTCAGATTGGCGTCAGTCACCGTCTGCCGCTGGCTACCGGAACCGATTTCGCACAGAAGATCATGACCACGCCGCGGTGGTTCCCCCACATGCCCGAGGGTGTGGCGGTATGCGATGCCGATGAACTGCCTTTTCCATCGGACTCCATGGATCTGGTCATCCTGCATCATACCCCCGACTTTTCACCTTACCCGCACCAGGTGTTGCGGGAATCCGCAAGGGTATTACGCGGTGAAGGCACGATTGTGTTGCTTGGCTTCAATCCGATGAGTCTCTGGGGTCTGCGCAAACTGATGTCGCGACACCAGGAAGGCCCCTGGGGTGGCCGGTTCATGCTCCGGCGGCGGATGGAGGACTGGCTCCGGCTGCTTGGATTCAGTGTGGATACGTCCGTGACGCGGTTTCTCCGGTTTCCCATGCAGCGTTCTGGCAGGCATACCTATCGCTGGATCGATACCCGATTGGCGGGCAATCGTTTCCTGCCTCTTGGCGCCTATTACTGTATCCTTGCCAAAAAACGGGTCTATGGCCGTATTCCCAGGCAGCCGGCCTGGCGCAAGAGCAAGGTCATTGCCATGCCCGGAACGGGTGCGGTCGGCGCCTCCCGGGGTTGCTACCGCGGCACGGGCGGCGTGAGCCCCGGGGGTCAGGATTAA
- the dnaQ gene encoding DNA polymerase III subunit epsilon translates to MRQIVLDTETTGIDPNEGHRIIEIGCVEVVERELTGRNYHVYINPEREVEAEAITVHGITNEFLVDKPKFAEVAEEFFEFIKGAELVIHNAAFDVGFMDSEFARLKPVRKTADHCGIVDSLTIARAKHPGQKNSLDALCKRYGVDNSNRELHGALLDAEILADVYLLMTGGQTALSLDAGSEDGGAAGGIRRLKADRPRLAVVRASGEEASAHEEFIEMLNKQAGQTLWSKLEQAE, encoded by the coding sequence ATGAGACAAATCGTACTGGATACCGAAACCACCGGCATCGATCCCAATGAAGGGCACCGGATCATTGAAATCGGTTGTGTGGAAGTGGTCGAACGTGAGCTGACCGGCCGGAACTACCACGTCTATATCAACCCCGAGCGTGAGGTGGAGGCCGAAGCCATCACCGTCCACGGCATTACCAATGAGTTCCTGGTGGACAAGCCGAAGTTCGCCGAGGTCGCCGAGGAATTCTTCGAATTCATCAAGGGTGCCGAGCTGGTTATCCATAACGCCGCGTTCGACGTGGGCTTCATGGATTCAGAGTTCGCCCGTCTGAAACCGGTGCGCAAGACTGCCGACCATTGTGGCATCGTCGACTCTCTGACCATCGCCCGCGCCAAGCATCCGGGACAGAAAAACAGCCTTGACGCATTGTGCAAACGTTACGGGGTGGATAACAGCAACCGGGAACTCCACGGCGCACTGCTGGACGCCGAGATCCTGGCCGACGTCTATCTTCTGATGACTGGCGGCCAGACCGCGCTGTCCCTGGATGCCGGCTCGGAAGACGGTGGCGCGGCCGGCGGCATCCGGCGCCTCAAGGCCGATCGCCCTAGGCTTGCAGTAGTACGGGCCTCCGGTGAAGAGGCAAGTGCCCACGAGGAGTTCATCGAGATGCTGAATAAACAGGCAGGGCAGACCCTGTGGAGCAAGCTCGAACAGGCGGAATGA